One part of the Phaeodactylum tricornutum CCAP 1055/1 chromosome 17, whole genome shotgun sequence genome encodes these proteins:
- a CDS encoding predicted protein: MNLPLFLIFLFMPLVSAALGSHRKLNRALTGRSIPGQYIIELDPSIPDAKGFATRILKRAFRNNLIETYDYALKGFAVKDLPDMLVNFMLNMDDVLSVSEDAIVEADAVQINPTWGLDITDGEDDSLYTYAYTGQGVNAYILDTGIQANHPEFQGRVESCVSYTGEVCGSDLNGHGTHVAGTVGSKTYGVAKKVSLHDVKVLDRRGSGSFSGVIAGIDYVAQIKKTDPSRKTVLNMSLGGGRSTALNNALDSAAASGVVVVVAAGNSNHNACNYSPASASGALVVGSIDSNNRRSSWSNWGSCVDIFAAGSGILSLSRTGGVTTKSGTSMAAPHVAGVAALYLQAGRNPNTITSDALKNRVTRTRGSHNKLLSTSALPSEQTPSRAPTHVPTVESVPLEDSDSLAPTKAPVSSPTKAPVPQPTLIPTRKPSRAPTKKPTRAPTKAPVPRPPPQCRSRGQVCNRFRRCCRGLRCFQTWSPRQGRRLACR; encoded by the exons ATGAATCTTCCCCTCTTCttgatttttctttttatgCCTTTGGTTTCGGCCGCTTTGGGTTCGCATCGCAAGCTTAATCGTGCATTAACGGGCCGTTCAATTCCAGGACAGTACATCATCGAGTTAGACCCCAGCATCCCGGATGCAAAGGGTTTTGCAACCCGCATCCTCAAACGAGCCTTCCGGAACAACCTTATCGAGACCTACGACTACGCGTTGAAAGGATTTGCTGTTAAGGATCTCCCCGACATGCTAGTGAACTTCATGCTGAATATGGACGATGTACTCTCGGTGTCAGAGGACGCCATTGTCGAGGCTGACGCAGTGCAGATAAATCCGACATGGGGCCTCGACATCACGGACGGAGAAGATGACAGCCTGTACACTTACGCGTATACAGGGCAAGGCGTGAATGCGTACATTCTTGACACCGGAATTCAAGCGAATCATCCTGAATTCCAAGGCCGTGTAGAGAGTTGCGTCTCCTATACCGGAGAAG TGTGTGGATCTGATTTGAATGGGCACGGTACCCACGTGGCCGGAACTGTCGGGTCAAAAACCTACGGTGTGGCCAAGAAGGTGTCGCTGCACGATGTCAAGGTACTTGACCGGCGGGGGAGTGGATCCTTCAGCGGAGTTATTGCTGGCATCGACTACGTGGCCCAGATCAAGAAGACAGATCCCAGTCGCAAAACAGTCCTCAACATGAGTCTGGGGGGAGGCCGTAGTACGGCCTTGAACAACGCACTCGATTCTGCAGCGGCTTCCGGCGTGGTAGTAGTTGTCGCTGCCGGAAATAGCAATCACAATGCCTGTAATTACTCTCCTGCGTCTGCGTCGGGAGCGCTGGTAGTTGGTTCTATTGATAGCAACAACCGCCGTTCGAGTTGGTCCAACTGGGGTAGTTGTGTCGACATCTTTGCAGCTGGATCCGGGATCCTGTCGCTGTCGCGAACCGGTGGCGTAACCACAAAGTCGGGTACGTCCATGGCTGCTCCACACGTGGCCGGTGTTGCAGCATTGTACTTGCAAGCGGGTAGAAATCCCAATACTATAACTTCCGATGCTTTGAAGAACCGGGTGACCCGTACTCGAGGTTCCCACAACAAACTATTGAGTACATCTGCACTACCTTCTGAACAAACGCCATCTCGGGCGCCCACCCATGTCCCAACTGTTGAGTCCGTGCCTCTGGAAGATTCAGATTCGTTGGCTCCGACCAAGGCTCCCGTTTCTTCCCCCACCAAAGCTCCAGTGCCACAACCTACTCTCATTCCAACCAGGAAACCTTCTCGCGCTCCAACCAAAAAACCTACTCGCGCTCCAACCAAAGCTCCAGTCCCTCGGCCGCCACCTCAGTGTCGGTCTAGAGGTCAAGTTTGCAATCGATTTCGGCGATGTTGTAGAGGGTTGAGATGCTTTCAAACCTGGTCACCTCGGCAAGGACGTCGCTTGGCTTGTCGCTAA
- a CDS encoding predicted protein: protein MNLICWITTVNALFLLPVLATLGPHRKLNRALAGRSIPGQYIIELNPSISDSRGFATHVLKRAFRDSIIETYYYAMKGFAVKDLPNTLLNFMLNLDDVLLVSEDAVVEVDAVQIDPTWGLDIVDGTIDRRYNYTYTGLGVEVYILDTGIQANHSELEGRVESCVSFTPEECGSDLNGHGTHVAGTVGSKTYGVAKTVSLHDVKVLNAKGSGSYSAVIAGVDYVTQIKMSDPSRKIVINMSLGGGISTSFNNAITSAADSGVVVVVAAGNSDDDACNYSPASASGVLAVGSIDSDKRRSSWSNWGSCVDIFAPGSGILSLSQSNGTTTKSGTSMAAPHVAGVAALYLQAGRSTDSIASDALENGISDVKESSNRLVRTSELPPVAPSLLAPTRSPTRRPTPNPTGAPVTPQTTKQPTRTPFATRAPTKNPTLAPAKAPTRAPTKKPTLAPTKEPTRSPTKAPTRSPTKAPTRSPTKAPTRSPSNAPTPSPVLPQCAPLLGDAVADSDVFVRGHHSVAGTERVVLAGDDGLPRQSLTPLCGRLDTQIGLGRRE, encoded by the exons ATGAACCTTATTTGCTGGATCACCACGGTAAATGCACTGTTTCTGCTACCGGTGTTGGCCACTTTGGGCCCACACCGCAAGCTCAACCGTGCGCTGGCAGGTCGTTCGATTCCGGGACAATACATAATAGAATTGAATCCAAGCATCTCGGATTCTAGGGGTTTTGCAACCCACGTCCTGAAACGCGCGTTCCGAGACAGTATCATAGAGACCTACTACTATgccatgaaaggatttgctGTCAAGGACCTCCCAAACACATTGTTGAACTTCATGCTCAATTTGGATGACGTGCTCCTGGTATCAGAGGATGCCGTTGTCGAGGTCGATGCTGTACAGATTGATCCGACGTGGGGGCTTGACATAGTTGACGGAACAATCGACAGAAGATATAATTACACGTATACGGGACTTGGTGTCGAAGTGTACATTCTTGATACGGGAATTCAAGCAAATCATTCCGAACTCGAAGGGCGTGTCGAGAGTTGCGTGTCCTTCACTCCTGAAG AGTGCGGATCCGATCTCAACGGGCATGGTACCCATGTGGCCGGAACTGTCGGTTCGAAAACATACGGTGTAGCAAAGACGGTGTCCCTCCACGATGTGAAGGTTCTCAACGCAAAAGGTAGTGGATCATACAGTGCAGTAATTGCTGGCGTTGACTATGTAACCCAGATCAAGATGTCAGATCCCAGCCGAAAAATTGTGATCAATATGAGCCTTGGGGGAGGCATCAGCACTTCGTTCAACAACGCGATAACTTCCGCAGCAGATTCAGGCGTGGTAGTTGTGGTTGCTGCCGGAAacagcgacgatgatgccTGCAACTACTCTCCTGCATCTGCGTCGGGAGTATTAGCAGTTGGTTCGATTGATAGCGATAAGCGCCGTTCGAGCTGGTCCAACTGGGGTAGTTGTGTTGACATCTTTGCACCAGGATCCGGGATCCTGTCGCTTTCTCAAAGCAACGGCACAACTACGAAGTCAGGTACATCTATGGCTGCTCCACACGTTGCAGGTGTTGCCGCGCTCTACTTACAAGCGGGAAGAAGCACCGATTCTATCGCATCGGATGCGTTGGAGAATGGAATAAGCGATGTAAAGGAATCTTCCAACCGACTTGTGCGCACTTCGGAATTGCCACCGGTAGCCCCGTCTCTACTGGCGCCCACTCGCTCGCCAACCCGCAGACCTACTCCTAATCCAACTGGCGCTCCCGTTACACCGCAGACTACGAAGCAACCTACACGCACACCCTTTGCCACTCGTGCTCCAACCAAGAACCCTACCCTTGCTCCGGCCAAGGCGCCCACTCGTGCTCCCACCAAGAAACCCACCCTTGCTCCGACCAAGGAACCTACTCGTTCTCCTACCAAGGCACCCACTCGTTCTCCTACCAAGGCACCCACTCGTTCTCCTACAAAGGCACCCACTCGTTCTCCCTCCAACGCACCAACACCTTCTCCGGTATTGCCACA GTGTGCACCGCTTTTAGGCGATGCTGTAGCGGATTCAGATGTCTTCGTTCGTGGTCACCACAGCGTGGCCGGCACCGAGCGTGTCGTCCTCGCTGGTGATGATGGGCTTCCAAGACAATCGCTCACTCCATTGTGTGGCCGGCTTGATACTCAAATCGGTCTTGGTCGCCGTGAGTAA